A stretch of the Schistocerca serialis cubense isolate TAMUIC-IGC-003099 chromosome 2, iqSchSeri2.2, whole genome shotgun sequence genome encodes the following:
- the LOC126456013 gene encoding uncharacterized protein LOC126456013 codes for MSQVYENIFRDALKDFRVSEEGLISGYCSSLEEVETLLGQLKTVGFSHCVRSRFKEPSSDVMKSKTKHCFKQMQGHVPIPFFGCAFAVESVWPKYYKSRVSSVPEHLVISCCVKIDLLSIKQVSYRESLLNKFYSSSLPSLGRPCDSS; via the exons ATGTCTCAGGTGTATGAAAACATCTTTCGTGACGCTCTGAAAGATTTCAGAGTTTCGGAGGAAGGCCTGATTTCAGGCTATTGTAGTTCGTTGGAGGAG GTGGAAACACTGCTCGGTCAGCTGAAAACTGTGGGGTTTTCACACTGTGTGAGAAGTCGTTTTAAAGAGCCATCTTCAGATGTTATGAAAA GTAAAACAAAACATTGCTTCAAGCAAATGCAGGGACATGTCCCTATCCCCTTTTTTGGTTGTGCATTTGCAGTGGAGAGTGTGTGGCCAAAATACTATAAAAGTAGAGTGTCTAGTGTACCTGAGCACTTGGTAATATCATGCTGTGTTAAGATAGACTTACTTTCCATAAAACAAGTTAGTTACAGGgaaagtttattaaataaattttatagtaGTTCTTTACCCTCTTTAGGAAGACCATGTGACTCCTCGTAA